The following proteins are co-located in the Oryzias melastigma strain HK-1 linkage group LG8, ASM292280v2, whole genome shotgun sequence genome:
- the gtpbp1 gene encoding GTP-binding protein 1, whose translation MPSNSKPPQIKMQSTKKTAARKEDGTAATGDEAPTIAQPSGSSTAQGEGDDDPQIKEGNKENKPKSGGGGRRRGGQRHKGKGQNSSTNPAAAPSSSATGN comes from the exons ATGCCATCAAACTCCAAACCCCCCCAAATCAAAATGCAGTCCACAAAAAAGACAGCAGCCCGAAAGGAGGACGGCACCGCGGCTACTGGCGACGAGGCGCCGACGATAGCACAGCCGTCAGGTTCCAGCACGGCACAG GGAGAGGGGGATGATGACCCTCAGATAAAAGAGGGCAACAAAGAGAACAAG cCAAAGTCCGGAGGCGGCGGGAGGAGAAGGGGAGGCCAAAGGCACAAGGGCAAAGGTCAGAACAGCAGCACCAACCCTGCAGCAGCTCCCTCCTCATCGGCAACAGGAAACTAA